The Novipirellula aureliae DNA window TTTCGACATGAAAGCCGATAGCAAGTACGATTGGCACGGCGTCGAAGTCGTCGTCGACAAAAAGAGTGCTTTGTACTTAGACGGCACGACGGTCGATTGGCACGAATCACTCGAAAAACAGGGGTTCACCTTTGACAACCCCAACGCAGTGAAGAGTTGTGGTTGCGGCAGCTCTTTCCAAGCTTAGAGCGATTTCCCCAATTCGAATTGAATTTCCACTTCGCAAATTTTGTGAGGTGGTTTTTTTTTGTCTTAGTGACTGGAAAAACCTTACTCGGCACTTGCTCAACCCACCATTTTTTTGAAAAGGGCTCCTTTCGATTGCGGTGATCGCTTTGCGACAGCGGAAAAGGATCGCTTCATCGGTCACTGTTCGCTGGTCCATTGCGGTGTAGAATTTTGACTTCACCTCCCATCTTGCTACCGAAGGCATTTATCTGAATGAGTACTGTCGAGCCAAAACCGTGGAACGCGATGGATTCCGCATCGCTATATGAAGTCAATCGTTGGGGTGACGGTTACTTCTTCGTCTCGGAGGAGGGTCGCTTGGTCGTATCACCAGACCGTGATCCAAATCAAACGATCGATTTAAAAAACTTGATCGATGGTTTAGTTCAGCGTGGTTTGGATCTACCAATTCTACTTCGATTCAATGGTATCCTGCGAGATCGGCTGAAACGACTTAGCGACTGTTTTGCCGAAGCGATCGAGGAACACAACTACGGATCCGGCTACCGTTGTGTCTTTCCGATCAAGGTAAATCAGCAGCGAGATGTCGTCGAGCAATTCGTCCGCCATGGGAACCAATTGGGGTTCGGTGTTGAAGCGGGCAGTAAACCGGAAATGTTGGCCGTCGTCGCGATGGCGGATTCTCAAACGCCGATCATCTGCAACGGTTTTAAAGATGATGACTTCATCCACTTGGCGATGCGTGCTCAGCAAATCGGTCGTACGGTTATTCCGGTGGTCGAAAAGGTTAGCGAGCTTGATCTAATCCTAAAACACTCGAAAGCACTCGGCGTGCGGCCAACGATCGGAATGCGAGTCAAGCTGGCGACTCGAGGATCGGGGCGTTGGCAGGCGAGTGGCGGTTACCGCAGCAAATTTGGCTTGACCGTTGCTGAAATGCTACGTCAATTGCAGAAGTTAGAAGACCTCGGCATGGCCGATTG harbors:
- a CDS encoding HesB/IscA family protein → MAVKLTERAAEEVKRFRKEHNFDESMLLRIGVAGGGCSGFNYTLNFDDSFDMKADSKYDWHGVEVVVDKKSALYLDGTTVDWHESLEKQGFTFDNPNAVKSCGCGSSFQA